From a region of the Terriglobales bacterium genome:
- a CDS encoding TIGR02453 family protein gives MRYFTPELFDFLKRLKRNNRREWFQKHKDEYEKLVRQPCLQFVADFGGPLYEISPYLTSDPKRSLFRIYRDTRFSHDKKPYKTHAAMRFSHAGKDVHSPGFYLHLEPEGCFAASGLWHPEPPVLLRVRTAMVERADEWRKIRHLLNWDDAGKLSRPPRGFAADHEFVEDLKLRDLGTAVEFTEKQVCGPNFMRDFTDACRKMSPLGRFFSGALGLKW, from the coding sequence ATGCGATATTTCACTCCTGAGCTATTCGATTTTCTTAAACGGTTAAAGCGAAACAACCGGCGCGAGTGGTTTCAGAAACACAAAGACGAGTACGAGAAGCTAGTGCGGCAGCCGTGTTTGCAGTTCGTGGCTGATTTCGGCGGGCCTCTTTATGAGATCTCGCCGTATCTGACGTCGGACCCGAAAAGGTCACTATTCCGCATCTATCGGGACACACGGTTCTCGCACGACAAGAAGCCATACAAGACGCATGCGGCCATGAGGTTTTCGCATGCTGGAAAGGACGTCCACTCTCCGGGGTTCTACCTGCACCTGGAACCGGAGGGATGTTTTGCGGCGTCGGGGCTGTGGCATCCGGAGCCTCCGGTCCTGCTAAGGGTGAGAACGGCGATGGTGGAACGAGCGGATGAGTGGAGGAAGATTCGGCATCTGCTGAACTGGGACGATGCGGGTAAGCTGAGCAGGCCTCCGCGAGGCTTCGCGGCTGATCATGAGTTTGTGGAAGACCTGAAGCTTCGAGACCTGGGAACTGCGGTGGAGTTTACCGAAAAGCAGGTATGCGGTCCGAACTTCATGCGCGACTTCACGGATGCGTGCCGGAAGATGTCGCCGCTGGGACGGTTCTTTAGTGGGGCGCTGGGGTTGAAGTGGTAG
- a CDS encoding TonB family protein, producing the protein MASFGLQAICLTVLVLVPLYYTDAVPLGSLKTWIEMPLPPRGRPPEPPRQATGRPKPPTSTDIVNGRLQEPSKVPDTVADINESAIRSVEPGPYVEGAPAGDGRGNNRFAAFLPSNVVPVAPPEPTRPKPKMVRISHLDEGLLLRKVQPVYPRPAIAIRQQGTVVLQAMIGRDGSIQGLHAVSGPPLLIGSAMDAVRQWRYKPYLLNGEPVEVETQITVTFVLGG; encoded by the coding sequence ATGGCCTCGTTCGGATTGCAGGCCATCTGCTTGACGGTGCTGGTACTGGTACCGCTGTACTACACCGACGCAGTGCCGCTCGGAAGCTTAAAAACCTGGATCGAAATGCCGTTGCCCCCGAGAGGGCGCCCGCCTGAGCCGCCCAGGCAAGCCACGGGTCGACCGAAGCCGCCCACGAGTACCGACATCGTGAATGGCAGATTGCAGGAGCCCAGCAAAGTTCCAGACACCGTTGCCGACATCAACGAGAGCGCCATCCGTTCAGTTGAGCCGGGACCTTATGTCGAGGGCGCACCGGCCGGCGATGGCCGGGGCAACAACAGGTTTGCTGCCTTCCTTCCGTCGAACGTGGTGCCGGTCGCTCCGCCGGAACCCACGCGTCCGAAGCCGAAGATGGTTCGCATTTCGCACCTGGACGAAGGCCTGCTGCTCCGGAAGGTGCAGCCGGTGTATCCGAGACCTGCCATCGCTATCCGGCAGCAAGGTACGGTCGTGCTGCAGGCGATGATTGGGCGCGATGGATCGATACAAGGTTTGCATGCTGTCAGTGGTCCTCCACTGTTGATCGGCAGCGCCATGGATGCGGTCCGCCAATGGCGCTACAAGCCGTATCTGCTCAACGGCGAACCCGTTGAGGTTGAAACGCAGATCACCGTCACGTTCGTCCTTGGCGGATGA
- a CDS encoding winged helix-turn-helix domain-containing protein, with product MSGETSISCSTTVRFGGYEVDTVVGELRKNGLRIHLRGQSFQVLAALLERPGEIVTREQLRTRLWRGQVFVDFENDLNAIIARLRQVLCDRAEQPRFIETVPRHGYRFIAEVSYTSVSHQAYRPRILVLPFVNLSGDRDKEYLVDAITDEVITALASSYGDQFAVIALTTSMRFKGTRKDLTAIGHELNVQFITEGSVRWVGDLMGINVRLIQSQDQTQLFARRYETYLSEIFQMHASIANDVAACIPSTERKELARPSLRKPTADMGAYDEYIKGRHKLWKYTAESMTEAKQHFEAALARDPSFAAACNALAELYWSVGFWGYVPPEQTDRMGRFYALRALEIDPMSAESHVLVSLFSKKIGNRTEYYDWPSIQNDIAHARSLNPALRMVRVRHAMVQAILGYPDLAAAELERALESDPLCFDVRAWLTMMLHLGRHFDQALQQGYRLLDLEPEHFASHQLLGYVYLGMKDFQKSIDAFQKAAQLSNDLPISLGLLGLSLGLSGHKREAKALLEQLRNRTSREYIKPTCFAFLHIGLGNTDEAFVWTEKAIDAADRHMEPIKTYPFLDPLRSDPRFTALLRKMNLS from the coding sequence ATGTCCGGTGAGACTTCGATCTCGTGTTCTACAACGGTCCGCTTCGGCGGATATGAAGTGGATACTGTAGTCGGTGAACTGCGAAAGAATGGCCTTCGCATTCATCTCCGGGGCCAGTCCTTTCAGGTACTCGCGGCTCTCCTCGAACGTCCCGGCGAGATTGTTACCCGGGAGCAGTTACGAACCCGACTTTGGCGAGGTCAGGTCTTTGTCGATTTTGAGAATGACCTAAATGCGATCATCGCTCGGCTTCGACAAGTGCTGTGCGACAGGGCGGAACAGCCGCGTTTCATAGAAACTGTTCCCCGGCATGGATATCGATTCATCGCTGAGGTCTCATACACATCTGTATCTCACCAGGCATACCGCCCCCGTATCCTTGTGCTTCCCTTCGTCAACTTAAGCGGAGATCGTGATAAGGAATACCTGGTCGATGCAATCACAGACGAAGTCATCACCGCGTTGGCAAGTTCCTATGGCGACCAGTTCGCAGTGATCGCCCTTACTACATCCATGCGTTTCAAGGGTACCCGCAAGGATCTAACAGCGATTGGACACGAATTGAATGTTCAGTTCATTACCGAAGGAAGCGTCCGTTGGGTCGGAGATCTTATGGGCATTAACGTTCGGCTCATTCAATCCCAAGATCAGACTCAACTCTTCGCGCGTAGATACGAGACCTATTTGTCAGAGATTTTCCAGATGCACGCCTCTATCGCGAACGATGTCGCGGCGTGTATTCCGTCCACCGAGCGCAAAGAGCTCGCAAGGCCCTCTCTGCGTAAACCAACGGCAGACATGGGCGCTTACGATGAGTACATCAAGGGGCGACACAAGTTATGGAAGTACACCGCGGAGTCTATGACAGAAGCTAAGCAGCACTTCGAGGCGGCATTGGCTCGCGATCCCTCGTTTGCGGCTGCCTGTAATGCTCTTGCTGAACTGTACTGGTCTGTTGGATTCTGGGGGTATGTCCCACCCGAACAAACCGATCGCATGGGCCGATTTTACGCACTCCGAGCTTTGGAGATCGATCCCATGTCTGCGGAGTCCCATGTCTTGGTAAGCCTCTTTTCAAAGAAAATTGGAAATAGAACCGAGTACTACGATTGGCCCTCCATCCAAAACGACATTGCGCATGCTCGTTCCCTCAATCCAGCGTTGCGGATGGTTAGAGTCCGGCACGCGATGGTTCAGGCGATACTCGGATATCCGGACCTGGCAGCTGCGGAACTGGAGCGCGCGCTGGAGTCAGATCCCTTGTGCTTCGATGTACGCGCCTGGCTGACCATGATGCTGCACTTGGGTCGGCACTTTGATCAGGCACTTCAGCAAGGTTACCGGCTTCTGGATCTTGAACCCGAGCACTTTGCCTCACATCAGTTACTGGGTTACGTCTACCTAGGGATGAAGGACTTCCAGAAGAGTATCGATGCTTTCCAGAAAGCGGCTCAACTCTCGAACGACTTGCCGATATCGCTGGGACTGCTCGGATTGTCTTTGGGGCTATCCGGGCATAAGCGAGAGGCGAAGGCATTGCTTGAACAGTTACGTAATCGCACAAGCCGCGAATACATCAAGCCGACTTGTTTTGCCTTCCTTCATATCGGGCTCGGGAACACCGACGAAGCGTTTGTGTGGACGGAGAAAGCGATAGATGCCGCTGATCGCCACATGGAGCCTATCAAGACCTATCCTTTTCTCGATCCTTTGCGCTCCGATCCCCGCTTCACGGCTTTGCTGCGCAAAATGAATCTTTCCTGA
- a CDS encoding GNAT family protein, giving the protein MTTSATRPLVGEPVDPSSAPRPRRVTFEGRTIRLVPLVAHEHLDDLWAATGGPQNEHLWTYMFEHPFQNRSSFEANLQRQEESNDPLYYTIIDKPSGDAVGWAAYMRMKPLHRVIEVGSIMYSPRIQHTVGATEAMYIMAKHAFEDMNYRRYEWKCDALNMPSRRAALRLGFTYEGLFRQHMVVKGRNRDTAWYSMLDSEWPARKRAFEQWLDPANFDANGKQRMPLSELNRINR; this is encoded by the coding sequence ATGACCACCTCCGCCACTCGACCTCTTGTTGGAGAACCCGTCGATCCCTCCTCCGCCCCTCGGCCGCGCCGCGTAACCTTCGAGGGCCGGACCATCCGGCTGGTTCCGCTTGTTGCGCACGAACACCTCGACGACCTTTGGGCCGCCACCGGAGGCCCGCAGAACGAGCATCTCTGGACCTACATGTTCGAACATCCCTTCCAGAACCGCTCCTCCTTCGAAGCCAACCTCCAGCGCCAGGAAGAGTCCAACGATCCGCTCTACTACACCATCATTGACAAGCCTTCTGGCGACGCCGTCGGTTGGGCCGCCTACATGCGCATGAAGCCCCTGCATCGCGTCATCGAGGTGGGCAGCATCATGTACTCGCCGCGTATCCAGCACACCGTCGGCGCCACCGAAGCCATGTACATCATGGCCAAGCACGCTTTCGAGGACATGAATTATCGCCGGTACGAATGGAAGTGCGACGCTCTCAACATGCCTTCGCGCCGCGCCGCTCTGCGCCTCGGCTTCACCTACGAAGGACTCTTCCGCCAGCACATGGTCGTGAAAGGGCGCAATCGCGACACCGCCTGGTATTCCATGCTCGACTCGGAATGGCCTGCCCGCAAACGCGCCTTCGAGCAGTGGCTCGATCCCGCCAACTTCGACGCCAACGGGAAGCAGCGCATGCCGCTGTCAGAGCTTAACCGCATCAACCGCTGA
- a CDS encoding BadF/BadG/BcrA/BcrD ATPase family protein produces MPGLTEKANPQKKYDLLWMGVDVGSTTVKITVVDNETDEILWADYQRHETKQPEKLLEMLHQIKNDLPSTPYENFRVFITGSGGSGISKHIGAKFVQEVNAVSLAVEKLYPECGSVIELGGQDAKIIIFKEDPETGKKKKLPSMNDKCAGGTGAVIDKINAKLRIPADQLCQMGYEGLKLHPVAGKCGVFAETDINGLQKQGVPADELMASLFESIIQQNLSVLTRGNTLRPTVLLLGGPNCYIKGMRDCWKHNIPKIWEERNYPLPEGVDPKDLIKTPDNAQYFACIGAVEFGKNEDPGLGTYLGFEKLEWYITEGRAQEKAKKGGAQALAKSPEELAAFKQKYAKKKFVPTTFQPGQVVEGFIGIDGGSTSTKAVLVDKDRNILCKTYQLSRGNPIEDTQEVLAKVGKQVTDQGATLKIMGVGTTGYAKDILKDAVGADVALVETVAHTQAALHFYPDADVICDVGGQDIKIIILKDGRVKDFKLNTQCSAGNGYFLQGTCEGFGFKVEDFADIAFNAKGYPQFGYGCAVFMQSDIVDFQRQGWKPEEIMAGLCNVLPKNIWLYVSQIPNLSAIGRKFVLQGGTQHNMAAVKSQVDFIESRFKGKEVQPEVIVHQHCGEAGAIGCAFEAVRLWENGKQTEFIGLEGVASITYTTTREENTRCYFCKNKCLRTFIDVKTAVPNPNYKPPVKTKVPLAPGAQRLIIATCEKGTVENVEEMRVIKGNIDAIKKENPNLVEIAAKKAFTSYEPPVIADPLPKLQITKAQKERAEKMKNRAELRIGMPRALNMYSCGPFFTAYFESLGVKAENIFWSEYTNEQLYKEGAKRGAIDPCFPSKVGIPHVHNLLYSVHPKKKLDIIFFPMIDSLPTFLTHTQSQRACPTVTATPASVKAAFTKEGNIFEEKGVIWKDTLTCLHDEKIIHRQMFDDWKDILGLSEEENYKAIEAGLAAMRKFDDDVMRGTAREVLKRLEAEDRLGIVLLGRPYHNDPGINHEILEEFQKLGYPVFSQDSLPLDDEIVWKLFGDEVKAGHIQHPMDVSDAWKNSYSENTTRKVWAAKYVARHPNLVALELSSFKCGHDAPIYTTIEEIVEHSGTPYFCFKDIDENKPSGSIKIRVETIGYFLKRYREDMVRNKHKKFTIDEQLKNFEEQLRHELRLAASLGGEKGSCGTHSNAPAELVAIQGAQPVGNEMVEMAGD; encoded by the coding sequence ATGCCAGGACTGACTGAAAAAGCCAATCCGCAAAAGAAGTACGACTTGCTCTGGATGGGTGTGGACGTAGGCTCCACCACCGTGAAGATCACGGTCGTCGACAACGAGACCGACGAGATCCTCTGGGCTGATTACCAGCGCCACGAGACAAAGCAGCCCGAGAAGCTGCTCGAGATGCTGCACCAGATCAAGAACGACCTGCCCAGCACGCCGTACGAGAACTTCCGCGTGTTCATCACCGGTTCCGGCGGTTCGGGGATTTCCAAGCACATCGGTGCGAAGTTCGTTCAGGAAGTGAACGCGGTTTCGCTCGCCGTGGAAAAGCTCTATCCAGAGTGCGGTTCGGTGATCGAACTCGGCGGCCAGGACGCGAAGATCATCATCTTCAAGGAAGATCCCGAGACCGGCAAAAAGAAGAAGCTGCCGTCCATGAACGACAAGTGCGCGGGCGGCACTGGCGCCGTAATCGACAAGATCAACGCCAAGCTGCGCATTCCGGCCGACCAGCTTTGCCAGATGGGCTACGAAGGTCTGAAGCTGCATCCCGTCGCCGGCAAGTGCGGCGTCTTCGCCGAAACCGACATTAACGGCCTGCAAAAACAGGGCGTTCCGGCCGACGAGCTGATGGCTTCGCTCTTCGAATCCATCATCCAGCAGAACCTCTCGGTTCTCACGCGTGGCAACACGCTGCGTCCCACGGTGCTCTTGCTTGGTGGTCCGAATTGCTACATCAAGGGCATGCGCGACTGCTGGAAGCACAACATCCCGAAAATCTGGGAAGAGCGCAATTACCCGCTGCCCGAAGGCGTGGATCCGAAAGACCTCATCAAGACTCCTGATAACGCGCAGTACTTCGCCTGTATCGGCGCGGTGGAGTTCGGCAAGAACGAAGATCCCGGACTCGGCACCTATCTCGGCTTCGAAAAGCTCGAGTGGTACATCACGGAAGGTCGTGCGCAGGAAAAGGCGAAAAAGGGTGGTGCGCAGGCGCTCGCCAAATCGCCCGAAGAACTCGCAGCCTTCAAGCAGAAGTACGCTAAGAAGAAGTTCGTGCCGACCACCTTCCAGCCCGGACAGGTAGTGGAAGGTTTTATCGGTATCGACGGCGGCTCAACTTCCACGAAGGCTGTGCTCGTGGACAAAGACCGCAACATTCTCTGCAAGACCTACCAGCTTTCGCGCGGCAACCCAATTGAAGACACGCAGGAAGTTCTGGCGAAGGTCGGCAAGCAGGTTACCGATCAGGGCGCCACGCTCAAGATCATGGGCGTCGGCACCACCGGTTACGCGAAGGACATCCTGAAAGATGCCGTCGGGGCTGACGTTGCGCTCGTCGAAACCGTCGCGCACACGCAGGCCGCGTTGCACTTCTATCCAGATGCGGATGTGATCTGCGACGTGGGCGGTCAGGACATCAAGATCATCATCCTGAAAGATGGCCGCGTAAAAGATTTCAAGCTCAACACGCAATGCTCCGCCGGCAACGGATACTTCCTGCAAGGCACGTGCGAAGGCTTCGGCTTCAAGGTCGAGGACTTCGCTGACATCGCCTTCAACGCGAAGGGCTATCCGCAATTCGGTTACGGCTGCGCGGTGTTCATGCAGTCCGACATCGTGGACTTCCAGCGCCAGGGGTGGAAGCCGGAAGAAATCATGGCCGGGCTTTGCAACGTATTGCCGAAGAACATTTGGCTGTACGTGTCGCAGATTCCGAACCTGTCGGCGATCGGCCGCAAGTTTGTGTTGCAGGGTGGTACGCAGCACAACATGGCCGCCGTGAAGTCGCAGGTTGACTTCATCGAGTCGCGCTTCAAGGGTAAGGAAGTTCAGCCAGAAGTCATCGTGCACCAGCATTGCGGCGAGGCGGGCGCAATCGGGTGCGCGTTTGAAGCCGTGCGTTTATGGGAGAACGGCAAACAGACCGAGTTCATCGGCCTCGAAGGCGTTGCTTCCATCACCTACACGACTACCCGTGAAGAGAACACGCGCTGTTATTTCTGCAAGAACAAGTGCCTGCGCACATTCATCGACGTGAAAACGGCGGTACCGAACCCGAACTACAAGCCGCCGGTGAAGACCAAGGTTCCGCTCGCTCCGGGTGCACAGCGACTCATCATCGCCACCTGTGAAAAGGGAACCGTCGAAAACGTCGAAGAGATGCGCGTCATTAAGGGCAACATCGACGCCATCAAGAAAGAAAACCCGAACCTCGTCGAGATCGCGGCCAAGAAGGCGTTCACGTCCTACGAGCCGCCGGTCATCGCCGACCCGCTCCCGAAACTTCAGATCACGAAAGCGCAAAAAGAACGTGCCGAGAAGATGAAGAACCGTGCCGAGCTACGTATCGGCATGCCCCGCGCACTCAACATGTATTCGTGCGGGCCATTCTTCACCGCCTACTTTGAGTCGCTGGGTGTAAAGGCCGAGAACATTTTCTGGTCCGAGTACACCAACGAGCAGCTTTACAAGGAAGGCGCGAAGCGCGGCGCCATCGACCCGTGCTTCCCGTCGAAGGTCGGTATACCGCACGTGCACAACTTGCTGTACTCGGTCCATCCGAAGAAGAAGCTCGACATCATCTTCTTCCCGATGATCGACTCGCTGCCCACCTTCCTCACGCACACTCAGTCGCAACGCGCATGTCCGACGGTAACGGCTACTCCGGCATCCGTGAAGGCGGCGTTCACGAAGGAAGGCAATATCTTCGAGGAGAAGGGCGTCATCTGGAAAGACACACTCACCTGTCTCCACGATGAGAAGATCATCCACCGCCAGATGTTCGACGACTGGAAAGATATCCTCGGCCTCTCCGAAGAAGAAAACTATAAGGCTATCGAAGCCGGACTCGCCGCTATGCGCAAGTTCGACGACGACGTCATGCGTGGCACCGCTCGTGAAGTCCTGAAGCGGCTCGAAGCCGAAGATCGTCTCGGCATCGTGCTCCTCGGACGTCCGTACCACAACGATCCTGGTATCAACCACGAGATCCTGGAGGAGTTCCAGAAACTCGGCTACCCGGTCTTCTCGCAGGATTCGCTCCCGCTCGATGACGAAATCGTCTGGAAGCTGTTTGGCGACGAAGTGAAAGCCGGGCACATCCAGCATCCGATGGACGTCAGCGACGCGTGGAAGAACTCGTACTCCGAGAACACCACGCGCAAGGTCTGGGCCGCGAAGTACGTCGCGCGGCATCCGAACCTTGTCGCCCTTGAGCTATCCAGCTTCAAGTGCGGTCACGACGCGCCCATCTATACCACGATCGAAGAAATCGTGGAGCACTCGGGCACGCCGTACTTCTGCTTCAAGGACATCGACGAGAACAAGCCCAGCGGCTCCATCAAGATCCGCGTGGAAACCATCGGCTACTTCCTGAAGCGGTATCGCGAAGACATGGTTCGCAACAAGCACAAGAAGTTCACCATTGACGAGCAGCTCAAGAACTTCGAAGAGCAGTTGCGTCACGAGCTTCGCCTTGCTGCAAGCCTCGGCGGCGAAAAGGGAAGCTGTGGCACCCACAGCAACGCCCCCGCCGAACTGGTAGCGATTCAGGGAGCCCAACCCGTCGGCAATGAAATGGTTGAGATGGCAGGCGACTAA
- a CDS encoding helix-turn-helix transcriptional regulator, with protein sequence MRDTVETAMNQEVLDNLRLELRRGCLILAVLAELRTERYGYTLRKALAEQGMEIDEGTLYPLLRRLESQGLLVSEWREEDKRNKRFYRLSADGKVILKQLAAEWKTISASLDGIL encoded by the coding sequence ATGCGTGACACAGTAGAAACCGCCATGAACCAGGAAGTACTCGACAATCTCCGTCTTGAGCTTCGTCGGGGATGTCTCATCCTGGCCGTCCTGGCGGAACTTCGCACCGAACGCTACGGCTACACGTTGCGCAAGGCCCTCGCGGAGCAGGGAATGGAAATCGACGAAGGCACTCTCTACCCGCTGCTGCGCCGGCTGGAAAGCCAGGGACTACTCGTTAGCGAGTGGCGTGAAGAGGACAAGCGAAACAAGCGGTTTTACCGCCTTTCCGCCGACGGCAAGGTAATCCTCAAGCAGCTCGCCGCCGAATGGAAGACCATCAGCGCATCGCTCGACGGCATTCTTTAG
- a CDS encoding YceI family protein: MRKVSVVSFLVLLSALVAVAQAQEFKVDPVHSSAQFKVKHLMVSTVVGRFTDLAGTILYDAQDPAKSRVEAVVKTASIDTENATRDKDLRDNYFEVTKYPEMTFKSTKVEKRGDQWVAIGPLTIKDVTKNIEVPFEVNAVDSPRGKILGASATFKVNRHDYHVNKGGVIDNGAVVGSDIAIELNVEARPPAPAPAAK; the protein is encoded by the coding sequence ATGCGTAAAGTCAGCGTGGTTTCGTTTCTGGTGTTGCTGAGCGCTTTGGTCGCAGTTGCACAGGCACAGGAGTTCAAGGTTGACCCCGTTCATTCATCGGCGCAATTTAAGGTCAAGCACCTCATGGTCAGCACCGTCGTTGGGCGCTTCACTGACCTGGCCGGCACCATCTTGTACGACGCTCAGGACCCTGCGAAGTCAAGGGTAGAAGCCGTCGTCAAGACCGCCAGCATTGACACCGAGAACGCCACCCGGGACAAGGACCTTCGCGACAACTATTTCGAGGTGACCAAGTACCCAGAGATGACTTTCAAGAGCACCAAGGTCGAAAAGCGCGGAGATCAGTGGGTCGCCATCGGACCGCTCACCATCAAGGACGTCACAAAAAACATCGAGGTCCCATTTGAAGTCAACGCTGTGGACAGCCCTCGCGGCAAGATTCTTGGTGCTTCCGCCACGTTCAAGGTGAATCGTCACGACTACCACGTGAATAAGGGCGGCGTGATCGACAACGGAGCCGTAGTGGGGAGCGACATCGCCATCGAACTCAACGTTGAGGCCCGTCCGCCCGCGCCCGCTCCGGCCGCCAAGTAG